Sequence from the Helianthus annuus cultivar XRQ/B chromosome 13, HanXRQr2.0-SUNRISE, whole genome shotgun sequence genome:
CTGATCGACATGGTTATAGAAAAAAAAATTCTCAATGTTCAAAGGTTAGGATTCAgatttcaaaacgggtcggagtTCTGGATATTCgttttttgacggatgttacaagtatgttatctgaggatgatctaacatgttatatggcAATGAAAGTattatgtgcaatatcgtatgcttGCTCTTGAGTAGCTATAAGTGGAATGTTTATATGGGCGTGAACTATTAAAGTGAGTGCATGTTATGTAGTatatacgtgtaggaactttgtgctctatttgaaaccactaaatgactaactagtaatcatattaggacgtgattgaccaaccttGACTGGTAGCTATTTTTGagagtcaaaccgagcaaccaaaggtgagttcacactttctacaaggcatgggattcccggtggttgggaatgggttaaagaattaaaacggagcctacatatcctccttgggtaggatatgtacctccatcctccatgggtaggatgccaatattaatcctgcgtattctccttgggtagaatacgtacgttcgtcctccttgggtaggacaacaaccttaaaactcactagacaaaactctatcatgaagtccgtcatttttatatcgacttaatcgccgggccaatggcgagcgagtcattagttaatagcgctattagggttgacaagcctcacaccgtgccgttcggacgggcgtgtactaatggatatgggcaaactgtcaatgatgatagacattgacgtagggcacaactattgttcgtcagttgtcgatatggtaacggtctagtggttcacatggggaagcccccccactaattatggatatggtttgggggAAAACAAAGATACTGGTTAACACGCGGTTTATGAAACAACTTAcggttttcaaaacaaacttgcaaaactaaacaaccaactgtgaactcgctcaactttattgttgagtcgttgttacatgccttgcaggtcgttaagTATCTAGATAGAGCTTGCACGAGAAGGagtggtcgttgtgggacatggactgtagAGTTCCATATTAAATaattaaactttatgaacttatcgAACTTACATTTTCGTTTTacgtcttatgcttccgctgtttaatttgaacttggttaactagtttttgaacaccaattatattgcgtggttggattttatctacttaaatacattgttcaatatgattggtggctggatcctggtcatgtcacacctccaagcggtgatactccgcgtgtggattttgggggtgtgacatgatcagtccatgcctaactaaggctaggctacccagtACCCGCCCcaacaataaccctagtacctaaaggTAATACTAACTAACACTACTACTAATAATATAttactactaataataataatactaaattAACTATTAACTATTATAAATTAGCATCAAAGGTGTGCATTTGTGTGTTGTAACTTGTGCAGAAAACGTTTCATGGACTTCAAAACTTTATAAGGTGGGATTATCAGTTGCCATGTGTCCTAATGAGGTGTCTTTTCCTCCCCCTTTTATTTGCTTTTGTTGggtttttatttttcttcttgCATTTCTACTGAATCGGTGTCCAAAGTCCAGGTAGTTCGCCCGATGTATAATTCCAGTTCTTCTTTAGCATTGCAGGTTTTTTATGGTCTAAAAGGGTCGCTTATCTCTTTTTTTTGGTTGTTGTGCAGGAAAATGGTTTAGCTTTGCTTGGACATTGTTCTGATTTGTTGGGAGTGTTAATTTGGTGAGTTTCTTGGTTTGTTGTTTGTGTATTTGCTTTTGTTTATTTgagggtttttgaattttagggttATATTTGATGCATGTTTGCTTGGCTATTTTTTTTAGATGTATCTATTTTTTTACCAATCCTGTGTTAGAATTGTTTCTTCCATTTGGAGTTTAAATGGATTTTCACATATCCCACTGTAGATGcttgattattttgtgaaatttgTGATATGTGTTAAAGTTTAATTTATGACAATTTTTTGACTTTTGTATGTCAGTCGACTGAGTTAGTCTCCTTCCTCTTAACTAATAATCAAAATATAAATGCCATCGTTGAATTCATGTCTAGAATTCATGTTGCTTAGTACAAGGATTAACCATAAGACCTAAGCTTATGCAAAGAAGATAGCACATAGGTGAAAGAATGGAACAATTTATGGATTTGGGGTTATAGATAGATATGGAAGATGTGGAAGTTAGAAGAATGCCATTGGAAGGGTAGGATGGTTGTTCACACAAGGGGTAAATCTGAATTGCAAAGTGATGTACAAGGGTTTAAGCAAATTGTACAACACCAAAAGGCATAGAAAACACTTTAAACATAACATACAACTACAACAGGGAAAGTGTTGGGGTGCTTGCTTGGTAAAGTTACAGAGAGAGTGGGTTATGACTTTATGAGAGTGATATATGATAATCCTTCAACAATATACAATTTTGATGTTTGGTACTTtcttttaggaaaaaaaaaaacaaattatgaagGGTATACAATATATTATAAAGAGCCAGTGAATGAAGGGTGAGAGCAGAAATCATGGAAGGGAAACCTGGGGTTTTATAGAAAAGGTTGAAAGATGATGGGTCGATGTCCTCATGAGAGTTTGAAGTTTtctaaataaattaaattaaaaataaaatttaaaagacaGACATAGATGACGATAGTGATGGGTGTGGACTTATGGTTAACAATGTGTAACGGTAGCAGAGAACTTCGGCAAAGGAATATGAATGGTTCTAGGAGTTGGCACGTTACAGCGGTGTGCCTATCTTTTTTCGATGCATAACGTTGGTTCCAGAGTCTTACTAGCGTCGGAAATGATGTCGGAAGTGATGAACAGGAACATCGCTTGCTGAACGGGTCACCGTTAGGGAGACTATAGCGGGAGGCCCCGGCGAGAGAGACCGAGAGTTTTTTAAGGGTTGTTGCCCCTCTCTTGCCACGTCATCATCGGATCTCTGATCTTATGATGCTGAGCCCATGATTTCATCCCCATTTTGACTTAAAATTAAGAATTCCGCGATTGCGGCAAAATGCCAGTAAATCAGAAGCGTCGAAAACGATGTCGGAAGTGATGACCAGGAACATCGCTTGCTAAATGGGTCACCGTTAGGGAGACTAAAGCGGGAGGCCCTGGCGAGAGAGACCGGGAGTTTTTTAAGGGTTGTTGCCCCTCTCTTGCCACGTCATCATCGGATCTCTGATCTTATGATGCTGAGCCCATGATTTCATCCGCATTTTGACTTAAAATTAAGAACCCTTTCCGTCCTTTTCTTTTCCTTATGATCTTGTGGTGTACCAATAAGATGACCCTTTAATTAGTTATTTGTCCACTTCTCCTTTGGTATCTACCTTCCCTGTTATGAAAgtatatatgttactgtttgtttgtttgtttgtgtatgCACAAATTCTAAGATGAATATGAGAAggcgatgatgatgataatgatttcTGTATCCGAGCATCGTAATCAGTCATGGGGTTAGACCGTAAACACTGTATATCTCATAGAGCTCTTTTAACAAGTTTTTGCACAGTCCTAAAACATTTCAACAGTATTGTGAAAAAATTATTTGCATGTCTCATCCTACCACACAAGTACACAACTTGGATGATGGTGACTGTGGTCCTTATATAGTCTATCACTATGTGACATTTGTCACTATTTTTTATAAGTGGAATAATGTTATTATTACAAggctatgatttttttttatcaaattaaTGAAATATATCTAGAGATATTAACAGGGATTGCAATGGGTATCGTgtcattcaaatggcaccatttatAAAACTGTAACTGTAACTTAAGTTTATATCTCCATCTCCATGTTTGTATGATGAGCATCTCAATCTTTGATCATTTTAATAATTAGAAATAAGTGCATTTTAGGTTGAAAAATGCCTGCTATTTTGTAAATTCTTTGCTGGGTTGTGCGAAGGTGTATAGTGGAATAATGTGTTTGTTTTGATGGAACGTGAATCTGTTTTGatgggtaccgataccgaaaatacacggtacggttcggtacggGAAATTCGGTAGATGAAACGAGAGTTGTTGGTAATGTTTACCAAACATGAATAACGGTTTGGGTTTGTTTTCACCCGGTTTTTTGctaaaaaaaggttttttaacCGATTTAAGCTGTGTTTTTAAAACCAGTTTTGGTTTCCGAACCAGTATATAAACTgccggtttggttcggttttggaaatggtttaaaaaaaaaaacacttttgaTTCTTTGGTACCATGCCGAACCATACGGTTCGGTACGGGAAATTCGGTAGATGAAACGAGAGTTGTTGGTAATGTTTACCAAACATGAATAACGGTTTGGGTTTGTTTTCACCCGGTTTTTTTGCCAAAAAAAGGTTTTTTAACCGATTTAAGCTGTGTTTTTAAAACCAGTTTTGGTTTCCGAACCAGTATATAAACTgccggtttggttcggttttggaAATGGTTTAAAAAAACACTTTTGATTCTTCGGTACCATGCCGAACCATACGGTTCGGTACGGGAAATTCGGTAGATTAAACGAGAGTTGTTGGTAATGTTTACCAAACATGAATAACGGTTTGGGTTTGTTTTTAGCCGGTTTTTTGccaaaaaaaaaggttttttaacCGTTTAAGCTGTGTTTTTAAAACCAGCTTTGGTTTCCGAACCAGTATATAAACTgccggtttggttcggttttggaAATGGTTTTAAAAAAACACTTTTGATTCTAAAGTTGATTCTTTTATAACTCTAATTGACTCAGTGAGATAATTCAGCtttcggtttggttcggttttaaAACCAGTTTAAAAAACCCGGTTATAATAATATGTTTCGCTTCTTAGTTTGGGTGAGCACCTCTACTTGTGTGGACAAAAGTTTTTACACTTAGACGTATTtaaataatgagaaaatagttttaaAAAGTTTGACCTTTTTTTCTATAGATAATAATTATCAGTATCAAATTGACTCCTTTGGTGTGTGTTGTTTAGGTAGAGTTGTATGTTTATATATGCCTTCTTTTTTTTATAGCTATTACTCTTAGACTAATGGTTTTTTTAATGCTTCTCTATATCACCTGTTTTCTTTATAGGTATCTTATACGCTGCTGAATTTCTATATTTAGGAGAAGTTTGCTATCCAGGTTAGTATTACTATTTTTTTACTTTTGTTTGGTGTTGTTTGTATAtggttttctgttttttttaagaTATTGTTATAGTTCTTTTAGGTTGACTTATGTGCCTTTGTGTTTTTTTTCCACGTTTTAGAGTATTAGTTTTTTAGAATAAGATGTTTAGTCAAAAAAAAGAGAAGACTGTCGTCAAATGTTACTTTTGATATTGCTTCTACGTCTGCTGAAGCGCCGGGTTTGCCGTCTTATGTAGACAATGGTGATTGCCATAATGTGTGTGAGTTTTGTGGTGCTGTATTTTGGTCTGACGAACGTGTTGCTTCAAGGTCTTTTGTGGGTGGTGTTGGTTATACCCAATGTTGTCGTGCTGGGTCAGTCGCAATGCCATTTCCTCGCAGGCCTTATACTACTCTTATGCATCTTTACGAGCAGCCAGATTTCTTAGCAAACATTCGGGCATATAACTCTATGTTTTCGATGACATCTTTTGGTGCCAATATTGATGATCGTATAAATATAGGTTCTGGACCATACGTATTTAAGATTGCTGGGCAAATACACCATTGGATTGGTAGTTTATGCCCTGAGAATGATGACAAACCAAGGTTCCTACAAATGTATATCTATGATACTGAGAATGAAATCGCTAATAGACTCCGTTTCTTTAGTAATGAAAGTCAGTCTGTTTTGTCCCCTCAAACTATAGGTCTTATTCTTAATGTATTAGAAGGTTGCAATCAATTAGTGAAGCTTTTCCGGACAGCTAGAGATCTATGTTCATCTGCTGACACCCCGTCGTTTTATGTTTGCCTTTATGGATCTCAGTTTGAGCGTTGCTACGAGAGGCCTTCTAACGATTGTATAGGCGCCATTGTCACTGACGCTGATGCTATGTGTGGCAAGTTTGATATTATCATTCGTGAAAGAGATGGCATTCCGAAGCGTATTAGTAAGCTTCACCCGCTCTATATGCCTTTGCAATATCCTTTGCTATTGCCATTTGGTGATAAGGGTTGGTCGCCGGATTTATTACTTCGTACAAAGGATGGTTCACGTCAAAAGATGACAGTCAATAAGTAATATAGCTATGTGTTACACGACCGTGCTAATATATACATGTTACTTTCGCGTGGAGGTAAGCTTTTCCAGCAGTATATTGTAGATGCATATGTTTGTATAGAAGAAAGTCGACTTGATTACGTGAGAcgaaatcaaaatgagctacgtTGTGAGTTCTCACAAGGCATTCATGATGCTATTGAGCGTGGTGATACTGAGGGCCGCGAAGTAGGTAAACGAACTTTTCTGCCATCTTCTTTTGTTGGTGGTCCGCGCTATATGTACAAGCATTACCAAGATGCTTTGGCTATTTGTCGAGTACATGGGAACCCGCAGTATTTTGTCACATTCACATGCAATGTAAAATGGCCAGAAATACAGAGATATCTTTCTCAGTTCCCGAGTTTGAAAGCTCAGGATAGGCCAGACATCATTGCACGGGTTTTCCAAATCAAGGTCAAATCTTTGATAAAATTTCTTAGGAACTCTCGAACATTTGGTGATATAGTTGCTGGTACGATACTGTtcatttctttttgtattttagtCTTTGCGGGTTTTGCTTAGTTAAAGATTTTCTTACAGATCTTTACACTATCGAGTTTCAAAAAAGAGGTCTTCTACATTGTCATCTTCTGTTATGGGTTGCCCCGAGTGACAAGATTCGTGAAGCTTGTGAAATTGATGAATTCATTTCCGCAGAGATTCCAAATCCGATAACTAAGCCTGATTTGTATAAGGTGGTCACCGATCTTATGATGCATGGGCCGTGTGGAATTGCGAAACCTGATTCGCCATGTATGGAGTCTGGCACATGCACTAAGAACTTCCCAAAGGATTACCATGAACAGTCTTCGTTCGATAGTAACGGTAATGCGCATTACCGAAGGCGTTCAGTTGGTTTTAGTGTGAACAAAAGTGGCATCGAATTAGACAATCGTTATGTTGTCCCTTATAATCCGGTTTTGTGCTCTAGATTTATGGCACACATAAATGTAGAGTATTGTGGCTGGAGCATGCTTATCAAGTACCTATTTAAGTATATTTCAAAAGGTGCAGACCGTGTTCACTACAAGATTACAACTTCTCCTACGGACAGCTCAGCTGGTGACCATAGCAATTCTGATGCAAGGAACGAGATACAAAACTTCTTAGATGGTCGTTTTATATGCCCACATGAGGCTGCTTGGCGTATTTTTAACTTTTATATACATGATAGAAACCCGCCTGTTCAAGTTCTTGCAGTGCATCTTGAAAACATGCAGAATCTCAGCTTTCGTGACAAAGATGTCCTTGATAATATAGCGACAAATCAGTTTAAAAAGCGTACCACATTGACAGAATGGCTGTCCAATAATGTTCATGACAGTAGTGGTCGGCATTTATGTTATGTCGACTATCTTAAAGAGTATAGATGTGATTTGGCTTCAAAGCGTTGGTTTCGACGAGCAACAAACAGGATCCCTGCAATTGGAAGACTAATATATGTACATCCTACTTGCGGTGAAATATTTTTCTTACGAATGTTACTAGGCCATCAAAAGGGTTGTCAATCATATTCACACATCAGAACTGTTAACGGTCAAGTATACCAGACTTACCGGGCTGCCTGTGAGAAGTTGGGGTTAATTGGTGATGATAGAGAATGGTCGTCCACATTCGAAGAAGCATCAGTTTGGGCCACTGCCAAAGAGCTACGATCTTTATTCATACAAATACTATTGTATTGTGATATTTCAAATCCTACCCAACTTTGGGATCAACATTGGTTTAAAATGGCAGATGATGGACAAAGAACTTATGGCTTACTTAATGACGATGACATGATGCAATACGTTTTGTATGAATTAGAACTTCTACTCCGATCTGGATCGCCAGATTCATCATTAGTAGACTTTGGCTTGCCATTGCCTAACCCAACAATGCTTGCACAACTAACAAATAGACTACTAATGGAAGAGAAAAACTACGATAGGCATCTTCTTGCATCTGAGCATCAATGTTACCAAGCAAAGCTCAATGCTGAACAAAGATTGGTATATGATCATGTTATTTCTGGTTTTACATCAAATGAACAAACTCTATCATTTGTATATGGCCACGGTGGTACTGGGAAGACATTTTTATGGACAACAATACTTGCAGCTCTACGTTCTTTAGGCAAGGTAGTCTTAGCTGTTGCAGCCTCAGGAATAGCGTCACTTCTATTACCCGCAGGTAGAACTGCTGATTTTAGGTTCAAGATACCTTTAGATCTAACAGAAGAATCTGTTTGTCATATTAAGAAAGGCTCACAACTTGGTGCGCTATTAACCGAGACTGTTCTAATCATTTGGGACGAGGCACCAATGAGTGATCGTCGGTGTTATGAGGCACTAGACAGAGCTCTTAAAGACTTAACTGATAATACAGAAAAACCTTTTGGTGGAAAATCAATACTATTGGGTGGAGACTTTAGGCAAACGTTACCTGTTATACCAAAGTCCAGTAAGGCAACTCTTTTGTCTTCAACGTTGCCAAGATCCTACTTATGGAGGCACTTCAGGTTATTCAAGCTTAATGAAAATATGCGTCTACAAAGGCCTAATCTAAGTTTTGAAAGACAAAGTCAAATATCTTCATTCTCCTCATGGCTGGTAGACATAGGAGATGGCCGAATTGGCGAGACAGATGTCAACGATCCAGTTAACACAAAGATTGTCTCTATACCGTCTGAACATCTAATAAGGCATACAGAAAGTGCGTTAACAGAGCTCATACGCTTTATCTATGATGAGAATACTCTTGAGCATCCAACAGCAACGACATTATCAACTAAGGCAATTGTATGTCCAAAGAATGATATAGTGGATGAGATTAATACAAAGATAGTGGCCATGACAGCAGGTTCCTCAACAACATATCTAAGCATCGATTCACTCATTCCTACCACAGTAACTAATGCAGAAATTGAATCTCTTTATCCACCAGAGTACTTAAACCTTCTCAATTTCACCGGCCTACCACCTCATACTCTTCAACTAAAGGTGAATGCACCTATCATTCTACTTCACAATCTGAACCCACTAGAAGGGCTATGTAATGGCACTAGAATGATAGTTACACAACTGCTGCCACGGATCATCGAAGCACAAATAATGACCGGCAAATTTATCGGCAAACGTGTTTTCATTCCAAAAATCTCTTTAATACACAAGGATAACGAATTACCATTCGAGTTTAAAAGAAAGCAATTCCCTGTTAGGCTATGCTACGCAATGACCATTAACAAGAGTCAGGGACAATCACTAGACAAAATCGGTGTGTATTTACCTCACCCAGTTTTCAGCCATGGGCAATTGTATGTAGCCTTATCAAGAGCTACCGCACCCGAATCTCTAAGAATTCTTATAGTTCCAGACGAAAAAGGAGACATTAACACAACAAAAAATATTGTATACACTGATTTTTTAAATGAAGTTAGCAATATACATTGACATTTTTGTTCTTGAAAGATATATTTGTTAAAATTGACATCATACAATTCACAGAGAATATactgatttttttatataaacttaaCAGTACACATTGACACCTTTATTCTTTTAAAACTCTGGTAAGGTTTACAACTGTTTCCTCTAGGTTATTTAACTACATAGATATACAAACTATTGAAGTTTCTAACATGTTTCGTTACCTTTTATTACTCAACTTATAATTCTGTCTACTGACCTTTCTTATTTCTTATTGATCAGGTTTAAAGGCAACATGTTGGTTATACCTCTAAGAAATATCAGGCCTAGCCAAAAAGCAGAGTCAATTGAAATCAGAGTCGTAAAAAATGGATTGCAGTAAGTAAGTCGGGTGACCGTGATGTGAAGAAGAGCGATCTGTGTTACCAGTTTGTGGACATCCATGTAAGTGACAGAATCAATTATATGGCCTCGCTGGTATGCACAACTACTCAATGTTTAATTCCAGACACAGGGTGACGGGATATAAGCTGTAGGAAAGGCTGGTCAGGTTGAGTACTTTGACTCCATCATAAGGTTACAGTCATGTTACAAAGTAACCGGATACGTTTGCACCAAGGCACGTGATTTTATGGCTACTGTCAACCATTCTGCATCGCTCATCATTGGTAAAAAGGCACGCTTCATACCCATTGAAGGTCAAGAAATACCTAAATTCTGCTTTGGTTTTGCGCGCTATGAGATGCTTCaaaacagaattaagaacaacaAAGTTCTAACAGGTACATTTAATTGCATATACACATAAGTTAATAAACATATAATTATTTGCTAAAGTGTTTGCAAAATATACACAGATTACATTGGTCGTGTTGACAAGAATTACTTACAGCCAACTACAACAAACAAGATTTTGAGAAAGGTCGCCATGACAGATGAATGGTATGAATCCATCTGGTACATTTGTGATTAACACATTTTATTTCTAACGTCCCAAATTAAATATCGTCAAATAGGAAAAACAAAGTTGAAATTACTCTCTGGCCAGAAATGATGCATCTCATTGGGGACGAAGTTGTAGTGGGAGACATAGTGGCAATCATGTGCGCACAAATCTCTAAACACAATGGTATGCATTTGTAGTTTAAAAGTTTAAGAAACTGCGCATTTCTACAATTATTTATCAGTCAGCTATGTATTATACCAAACAGGTCGGTTTCAATTAGAGTCAACACACCTAGCCACTGTTGTTGTTAACCCAGAATGCCCACACATCGCTGATAAGATAGCCAGGTTCTCCGTCCAAtacatttttattgtttttcgCTCAGCTCACATAGAATTTGGGAGGGTTAATTAAAGCTTAGTATACATTACACGTTTTTACCAAAATCAGTGTTTATACTAACCAAACTGAGTTTTGCCTTCATCGCTTATTAGGTTGAAAGCTCTTCCACCCCTAGACGAAGCAGATAACAACGATCCACTAATCACACTACAAGAACTGAAATCACCAACTAGCCGAAAGCATGAGGTAACTACCTTATTTCAATACAAATATATACATCAATAGTATTACTAATTTTATTATCATCTTCCATCTGTGCACCTATGCatcctaaaagttgaccatatgCTATTTATTTCAATATAAGTTTGAGTTGCTGAAGAGTTTTTTAATGATATCTAAAATGATAAGGCGcctactaaaataaaaaaaaagttacaacTTGGTCGATAATCATGTTAAATAAATACACTATCATTCAGATTAATGCCAAAATTATATGACTTGGTTTCTTTTTTATTATCATATAGCTGAAAAATTAAATGGCAACTACATGAACTTAGTGGGTATTTTGTATGAAGTAATTGAGGGAATGGAATAATCCATTCAAGGTTAATGAAAATGTAGATTAACAAGCACATATGTAATTGCCGATTAAATAATTTAAAATCACATTGAAATCTTAAAGTATGTTGAAAGGGAATGGTTTTGCATCAATATTGATGAGATACTTTTTGCGTGACAATGTGACCATTGATCAAGGGCGGATCCAGTTGTGTTGGTAGGTGAGCGAGCGcaaaaattagtgtatttttaGGCAGAAAAATGTTGGATTATTCGAGTTTGTTTACGGGTCACAGGTCGGTGCGTTATCGGGTCGCGGTTTAACGGGTCACTAGATACGGTTCAAAAGGGTCATATATTTAGATCAGTAGGAAGTGGTGAGATTTGACTGAGTCTTTAGCACACGTGATTATTGACATAACAAATAGACCACCATCAAGAGCTACATAACTGCCATGGTAGTTATGTAGATAGGAGAACAATTTTCACAGCTTTAAACCATTAAGTGGAACATTGTTTCATTGATCTATATGTGTTTATTACCATAATAACATGAGTATATGTACTTTGATCCAGGGAGTAACCCGCTTCAGGTGTCGTTCATGGATGGAAAGCATCGATATAAATCGTCGTTGGTACTACGTCTATTGCTCAACGTGCGATGAGAAAGTATATCCGGAAGAAGACGGAGAACTTCACTTCGTTTGCAAAGATTGTGAGGATGTCACGCCAATATTCAAGTACAATTTCCTTCAATTACCTATGTATACAAACAATAATCCTATTAAAAAACCTAACATTGTCCAACCCTTTATGTGTTTACAGGTATAGTGTTAACGCCATTATTAACGACTCCAC
This genomic interval carries:
- the LOC110903157 gene encoding replication protein A 70 kDa DNA-binding subunit-like produces the protein MATVNHSASLIIGKKARFIPIEGQEIPKFCFGFARYEMLQNRIKNNKVLTDYIGRVDKNYLQPTTTNKILRKVAMTDEWKNKVEITLWPEMMHLIGDEVVVGDIVAIMCAQISKHNGRFQLESTHLATVVVNPECPHIADKIARLKALPPLDEADNNDPLITLQELKSPTSRKHEGVTRFRCRSWMESIDINRRWYYVYCSTCDEKVYPEEDGELHFVCKDCEDVTPIFKYSVNAIINDSTKPIEVVFFNEGMEALLKITCKDLITKHGCTDPKKLPQQMALMIGKSKIMHLSLRKENNVVVTNVSESETTVQVDSPAQHVASSALPPATPNLKANKFKRPHAESGESTQCAKKTHED